TTGACAATAAATTGCTTACCCTTGCCATCTTTCTTTGTCCAATGTGATCTCCTTTGTGAAACCCTACAAATTGCCAGCAGCAAAGGACaataaaataaaccaaattatTGTTTGCAAGACATATGCTAATTGATCTCTTTTGTTTAAAACGTCAAGAATTCTTATGATCAAGAAACTACTAAGTACAGAAACTGTTGCTGAACATATGCCTAAGGGAACTAATTTATAGCTGAAACAAAACTGTAGGACTTAGGAGATAAGTTGAACTATTAAAGATTCAAAGTTAGTCACCTGATACAATCTTACAAAGACTGCTAGACAATGTTGGACACAACATGCTTagaaataactttataaaccatgcattgaaacattctttttgTCGCTAATTCTATGAAGTCACTATTTCGTTAGGTTCAAGTGTATTTCGTAGCTGCCACTTGAGAACAATCACAAAACAATGAAATTTTAAGAAAGAAAGCATATAAAAGAGTTCAGTCAAATAGTCAAACCTGCTTTACAAAATAGCCAACGGCATTGTTATCTGCATAAGTTAAGAAATGAGTGAGCCCATCAGCATCTCGGGCATGTTGCTTCAGGTGATTCATTAACCGTGTCCCATAGCCTTTAACTTGCTCATCAGCTGTAATTGCACAAAATGCTATTTCTCCAAACTTCTGGCTACAATTTCAAAACCTATATTAGGACAGAAGCTTATGCTGCAGCAGAAAAGGAACATCTCTGGCATGGTGCATGGCATGACGCAACAGAAATAATCAATTGCCAGACAAACAGAAGTGTGCATGGTGTCCTACAACATAACCTTTACTGCTTTGAGATCACTGAACAATAAATAGTAGAATCCTATAACACAATCTCATTATCAAAAATCAACGTTAACTACAAAAACTTAAAAGAACAGCTCATAGCTTCCATTAGATTTCATTATCAATAACTATCAGATATCTAAACAAAAAAGTACCACAACTTGATCATTCATGCAAGTGCAAATACATATAACAGATGTCAATACATCATACAAGTTCTAGCACCAAGGTGGAAATATTACCTTGTATAAGGCCGGTAAGTAATGCCACCTACAACAATATTATTCCTGATAACCATCATTGATTTGTGAGTTCTGCAAGACACATCACAATAATTTCTTTTATAAGCACTAACGAAGAGAGATATTCTTGTCCTCTGCTTCCAAAATACGTAGTAGGCACATTACACTGAGAATTACCTATCCATAACAAGACGGACAATGTACTCTTTGGGCATGTTAGGAAGCTGCCGAGCAAAGATATTCTTCAAGCCTACCAACCTGGGGAAAAACATCAGTCACTAACAAATCTGAGGTTGTTTGGAACAATAATTTTAGCATACAAACCAAATCATATGTTCATCAACTCCATCATTAGAATAGCATAGAAATTTCAGCCTCCCTGCTTCTTCCTGCAGAACAATCCACCAATTTTAGCAGAAGTCACATTCTAAAATTCAAGAAACAGTACGAAATGCTACTCCAATTTGACTGCTCCGATGTCTAAACCCTACAAACGGCCTATCAAATCGAAACAGTGCAAACCAAATACTTCACCTCACGCTTGAGGCCCTCCTCTCGAGCGCTATACGCGCCACTGGTCTGAATGTTGTCAGTGAACAACCCCTTCGGGTCctccttgccgtcgccggcggcagcggaagCGGAATCGGGCTTGGGAGCGGCCGCTgcagccgcggccgcggcggcggcagacacGGTCGAGGACTCGGGCTTCGGCGGGCGGCCGGATGAGGACGGGGGCGCGCCgtcgaggcgggcggcggtgaaggtgtggagggagtcgtcgtcgtcatcgtcggagtgggaggaggacggggaggacGGGCGTGAGGGCGACGACGGGGaggtggacggcgacgacggcgcggtggtgtcgtcgtcctcgtcggcggtggcgtcggagAGGGACGACGGCGGGAGCTTCCGCTTGCGgtgggaggcgccgccgccggacgtcGCGCCGGAGTGggacggcgagggcgccgcGAGCCCGTCcatggggaggggaggggggaggggggaggggggagggggcgtgATTCTAGAAGCTTCGAGAGGGTTAGGGTTTTTGGCCGAGATCTGGGATCCAGAAGCTTCCGACGCGGCACGGGGTTCGAACCGGgagcgaggaggaagatgggAGAGGGCGAGTAGGATTTTCTTTACGGGCCGATTTTTTTCCGTGGATGAATTCAGCCCATAATCAAATTCGGCCCACTTATTTTCTATGGATGAATTCAGCCCATACATAGATAAATTAAGACCACTTCTTTTCGGCCTAAATCGTTTTGTGAACATGTGGATCGTGTGAGTGAATGAAATTGGTCAGGAACTCAGGATGTGAAATAATTTAAGGagtgtcaaattatcaaatctctCGAACGAATTCAGCCTGTTAATCAAATTGGCCCACCTCATTACATGGATGAATTCAGCCCGTAAATAAAATTGGCCCAGCTTAATCCGTGAAAGAATTCAGCCCATAAAATAAAGCAGCCCAACAATTTTCCATCAGTGAATTCAGACCATAAATCAATTTGGCCCAGATTTTTCCATGAACGAATTCGGCCTATAATAGAGCTGGCCCATGAATGAGCTCCGTTCATAAATTAAATTTGGCCCACCTCTTTTCCTGGATTGAATTCGGCCTATAAATTAAAATTGGCCCATCTTTATCCGTGGAATAATTCAGCCTATAAATGAACTTCACCTTGGGCTTTTGCAGAGATTCAGCGGGCTGCAATTTTCGTCTTCGTGGAGCAACCTTAGTGGGCCAGTTCTTCTGTGGGCCACCTTATGGGCCTTTAGTAGGCCGCTTTAGTTAGTGGGCCATAACATTGGTGGCCCGTTGGGCCGTTTGCCGGTGTCTCGCTCGCTGTTGGACCATATCACTGGCTGGCGATAGCTTCGGGTTATGTGGGCCCTTTTGTCAGTGGGTGTTCTCGTCGAGCCAAAGACATCCTCTTTTACGCCAACGGAGAAAGAAAGCGGGAAGCAGAATGCTAATTGCGGTTGAAGCCTccgcttgcggcggcggcggcggcggcgaggaggaggaggaggaggaggaatttGGTAACGATTTCTTCTCTCTAATCCATTCTGCTCAAATTATACCCCGGGAATGCATCTGTTCTTGTCCAGATGTGCAAAGATTGGGAGGAAAGATCCGTCTTCCCTTCGAATTTGATCACCGCGGCATGATTTCAAAGATGTGAGAAGTTTTTTTGGGGGAAagtatgggggggggggggggggcggagtTGATTCAGTCTTTGTGGGGGATTCTTTGAGTTCACTCGAAAACTAGTGCGTTCCATTCCTTCGTTCGTGTTTAATTTCAGTACTCGGATACTCAGTTTATCACGAAATTTAGTACTATTTGTTGCCAGAAAATTGCAATATTGGGACtgagggctggtttggtttgaggcctaaatttggcttaccaatatttggcaattttaatagtgtttagtgtctatttggtttgaagccaaaatttggcatgcctatgaaaatataccatttcaatagttaacttaggctattttagcttcaatccaaatacaaCTTTGCCTTCCCAAAATttgtcatgccaaaacttgccaaaatttggcattgccaaaaattggtaaggccaatttaggTCGCAAACCAAACTGGCCCTGAAAGTCAGACTGTCATCTGTTCCATAGATGATATCTTTAGGAATTTTCATGGGCTGCAACTGCAGAAATGCTGAAGGCACACAGCAACTTGGAAGAGCAGTCTctgtgtgtttttctttttatctcttAGATTGATTATTGAGCAGTTCCACTCCGCATGCTTGCTGACCCGacgcataaaaaaaaaatcaaaacttttGTGCTTGCTGTTGTTGTCCATTGTCTCCATGTGTATTATGTGTTGTTTTCTGGTATATATGGACAAGGAGCTGAATTGTTAGGCAATGTCCAACTACATGAATAAATCCACAAGTAAAGACAAGAACGAATTCACAAATGAAGACACGTGTTCAGTTGAAAGATAGCACCGTGTGAACTGTTAACAGTTGAATGTTCTCCAAACTCAAGAGATGCCTGATCAAATAATCCA
The sequence above is drawn from the Oryza glaberrima chromosome 10, OglaRS2, whole genome shotgun sequence genome and encodes:
- the LOC127752961 gene encoding histone acetyltransferase GCN5, encoding MDGLAAPSPSHSGATSGGGASHRKRKLPPSSLSDATADEDDDTTAPSSPSTSPSSPSRPSSPSSSHSDDDDDDSLHTFTAARLDGAPPSSSGRPPKPESSTVSAAAAAAAAAAAPKPDSASAAAGDGKEDPKGLFTDNIQTSGAYSAREEGLKREEEAGRLKFLCYSNDGVDEHMIWLVGLKNIFARQLPNMPKEYIVRLVMDRTHKSMMVIRNNIVVGGITYRPYTSQKFGEIAFCAITADEQVKGYGTRLMNHLKQHARDADGLTHFLTYADNNAVGYFVKQGFTKEITLDKERWQGYIKDYDGGILMECRIDQKLPYVDLATMIRRQRQAIDEKIRELSNCHIVYSGIDFQKKEAGIPRRTMKPEDIQGLREAGWTPDQWGHSKSRSAFSPDYSTYRQQLTNLMRSLLKNMNEHPDAWPFKEPVDSRDVPDYYDIIKDPIDLKTMSKRVESEQYYVTLEMFVADMKRMFSNAKTYNSPDTIYYKCASRLESFFSNKVASQLAQASTKN